Proteins from one Trichoplusia ni isolate ovarian cell line Hi5 chromosome 9, tn1, whole genome shotgun sequence genomic window:
- the LOC113497217 gene encoding (11Z)-hexadec-11-enoyl-CoA conjugase: MAPAQQHMAMCNEEMKQSEPKIYKTNNVKDFENNNTMLENSASDKVTSDSDFDIKKYEAMKFNAQIRWPDLIVQILLHLVSIYGLYLIISNQVKLLTILFVIGTIYTSGFGITAGVHRLWSHRAYRAKLPLRVLLALLFTVTGQRDIYTWALDHRVHHKYTETVADPHDIRRGFWFAHVGWLVLTPHPAVVDRRIALQASCADLRADPVVRLQKIFFIPMFGLLNIALPVWVPWYFWQETLVNSFVISFVTRFTITLNIAFCVNSFAHLWGNKPYDRFVKSVENSLVSLAALGEGWHNYHHVFPWDYRTSELGRINISTNFIDFFAKVGWAYDLKAATNAMVASRARRCGDGTFHETEEPCPKSEHDRKE, translated from the exons ATGGCACCCGCGCAACAGCATATGGCGATGTGCAACGAAGAAATGAAGCAGTCAGAACCAAAGATATACAAAACGAATAATGTGAAAGACTTTGAGAACAATAATACGATGTTAGAAAACAGTGCCAGTGACAAAGTGACAAGTGATTCAGActtcgatataaaaaaatatgaagcgaTGAAATTCAACGCACAAATTAGATGGCCAGACCTTATAGTTCAAATACTTTTGCATTTAGTTTCAATTTATGGACTTTACCTGATTATAAGCAATCAAGTTAAGTTACTCACAATATTGTTTG TGATAGGCACAATATACACGTCTGGGTTCGGCATCACGGCCGGCGTGCACAGGTTGTGGTCACACCGGGCGTACAGAGCGAAGCTACCTCTACGGGTACTACTCGCTTTGCTCTTCACTGTAACTGGACAG CGTGACATATACACCTGGGCTCTCGACCACCGAGTGCACCACAAGTACACGGAGACGGTGGCGGACCCTCACGACATCAGGCGAGGGTTCTGGTTCGCGCACGTCGGCTGGCTGGTGCTGACCCCCCACCCGGCCGTGGTGGACCGTCGCATCGCGCTGCAGGCTTCCTGCGCTGACCTACGTGCAGACCCTGTTGTCAGGCTACAGAAAAT tTTCTTCATCCCAATGTTCGGGCTACTGAACATCGCGTTGCCAGTTTGGGTGCCGTGGTACTTCTGGCAGGAGACCTTGGTCAACAGCTTCGTGATCAGCTTCGTGACGAGATTCACTATAACGCTCAACATCGCTTTCTGCGTCAATAGCTTCGCTCACCTCTGGGGCAACAAGCCTTATGACAG GTTTGTGAAATCTGTGGAGAACAGTCTGGTCAGCTTGGCGGCGCTAGGAGAAGGCTGGCACAACTACCACCACGTCTTCCCCTGGGACTACAGGACTTCGGAATTGGGAAGAATCAATATTTCCACCAATTTCATTGATTTCTTCGCCAAAGTTGGTTGGGCTTATGATT taaAAGCCGCCACAAACGCTATGGTAGCGAGTAGGGCGAGGCGTTGCGGGGACGGCACCTTCCACGAAACTGAGGAGCCTTGCCCGAAGTCGGAACACGACCGCAAGGAGTGA